A genome region from Thermomonospora amylolytica includes the following:
- a CDS encoding NAD-glutamate dehydrogenase, producing the protein MSGKLDLAKDDLLRRAAEVCAQAPGDRDLDETVGYLRLYYRHVAPEDLLDRDPADVYGPALAHRRLGEVRPQGRPKVRVFTPTVEEHGWDPGHTVVQVVTDDMPFLVDSVTMELTRHDLGTHLVVHPLMGVDRDVAGNLRAIRGHRESPHDLDESWIHIEVDRTTDRGVLDALEKDLLRVLQDVRAAVEDEPKMRSLAGAIAAEIAQGAPPVPESERTEAVELLDWLADGHFTFLGYRDYDLTEDGAALIPVTGTGLGLLRNDKPESGSFAALPPQVRAKAREKKLLILTKANSRSTVHRPHYLDYVGIKRFDDRGEVVGERRFLGLFTHVAYSESIAHIPVLARKLDEVIDRAGFTPDSHDGHDLAEILETYPRDELFQISVDDLVPIALGVLGLRDRKRLKLFLRQDAYGRYMSCLIYLPRDRYTTRIRLRIQEILRRAFNGETVDYSAMVSESTLARLHVVVRVARGEPLPEVDPEELEAKLAAATRSWADDLADAIVEQCGQERSGPLARRFADAFPEGYKADFPARTAVADLKRLDELSGDGDVSINLYEPFRAEPGERRLKIYRLGPPISLSHVLPLLQNMGVEVVDERPYEVVPADGARYWIYDLGLRFQPGGGVPEDRVKELFQDAFLALWRGEIENDGFNALVPHVGLTWRQAMVLRAYALYLRQAGVPFSKRHFEQVLLRNAAITRLLVRLWESRLDPAPAGDRAERSEAIAEEIAGALDEVESLDDDRILRSYRSLINATLRTNHFQGRPYLSLKFDPQAIPDLPQPRPKFEVFVYSPRVEGVHLRYGAVARGGLRWSDRREDYRTEILGLVKAQAVKNTVIVPAGAKGGFVGKRLPDPSDRDAFMAAGIECYKEFISGLLDITDNLVDGRVVPPPNVVRHDGDDPYLVVAADKGTATFSDIANEVAASYGFWLGDAFASGGSVGYDHKAMGITARGAWESVKYHFRTLGKDVQNEDFTVVGIGDMSGDVFGNGMLLSRHIKLVAAFDHRHVFVDPDPDPARSWAERKRLFELPRSSWADYDADLISEGGGVFPRTAKSIRITPQMRRALGIAEDVATMTPFELIHAILCAPVDLLWNGGIGTYVKASAESHADVGDKANDAVRADATELRCRVIGEGGNLGLTQLARIEYALYGGPDGTGGLINTDFIDNSAGVDTSDHEVNIKILLDQAVRDGELTGKRRDALLDEMTDEVAQLVLADNYAQNVALAAARRQAQSMLHVHGRLLRKLERDGRLKRRLEFLPDDKTLAERRQAGQGLTGPEFAVLLAYAKLALDDELVASDLPDDPYLESWLVHYFPTPLRERFRSYMDRHPLRREIIATQVVNDLVNNSGTTFTFRINEETGASSADIARAYLVAREVFDMPAFRRQVESLSYQVDEATQIRMLLEARKLTERGARWLLRNRRPPFDITENIEFFSPGVRALAPDLPKLLVGLDLAGFEQRRNEFAERGVPDELAEQVARMVPAYSTFDLVEIAHTTGRDVAEVAEVYFDLADRLQLARLRERIIALPRGDRWKTMARAALRDDLYTAHAALTRDVLMSTEPGLRPEERLIGWADKNSNAVARAQHTLGEIWESDNFDLATLSVALGAIRNLVTASTLPGLKA; encoded by the coding sequence ATGAGCGGCAAGCTCGATCTGGCCAAGGACGACCTGCTTCGACGAGCCGCGGAGGTGTGCGCGCAGGCCCCGGGGGACCGCGATCTCGACGAGACCGTCGGATACCTGCGGCTGTACTACCGGCACGTGGCGCCGGAGGACCTGCTCGACCGCGACCCGGCCGACGTGTACGGCCCGGCGCTGGCGCACCGCAGGCTCGGCGAGGTCCGCCCGCAGGGCCGTCCCAAGGTGCGGGTCTTCACCCCCACCGTCGAGGAGCACGGCTGGGATCCCGGGCACACGGTCGTCCAGGTGGTCACCGACGACATGCCCTTCCTGGTCGACTCGGTCACCATGGAGCTGACCCGGCACGATCTGGGCACCCACCTGGTGGTGCACCCGCTGATGGGGGTGGACCGCGACGTGGCGGGCAACCTGCGCGCGATCCGCGGCCACCGGGAGAGCCCGCACGACCTGGACGAGTCCTGGATCCACATCGAGGTCGACCGCACCACCGACCGGGGGGTCCTGGACGCCCTGGAGAAGGACCTGCTGCGGGTGCTGCAGGACGTGCGGGCGGCGGTCGAGGACGAGCCCAAGATGCGGTCGCTGGCCGGGGCGATCGCCGCCGAGATCGCCCAGGGCGCGCCGCCGGTGCCCGAGTCCGAGCGGACCGAGGCCGTCGAGCTGTTGGACTGGCTGGCCGACGGGCACTTCACGTTCCTGGGCTACCGCGACTACGACCTGACCGAGGACGGCGCCGCGCTGATCCCGGTGACCGGCACCGGGCTGGGGCTGCTGCGCAACGACAAGCCCGAGTCCGGCAGCTTCGCCGCCCTGCCGCCGCAGGTCCGCGCCAAGGCGCGGGAGAAGAAGCTGCTCATCCTCACCAAGGCCAACTCCCGGTCCACCGTGCACCGGCCGCACTACCTGGACTACGTCGGGATCAAGCGGTTCGACGACCGCGGCGAGGTGGTCGGCGAGCGGCGGTTCCTGGGCCTGTTCACCCACGTGGCCTACAGCGAGTCGATCGCGCACATCCCGGTGCTGGCGCGCAAGCTGGACGAGGTGATCGACCGGGCCGGGTTCACCCCCGACAGCCACGACGGGCACGACCTGGCCGAGATCCTGGAGACCTACCCGCGCGACGAGCTGTTCCAGATCTCGGTGGACGACCTGGTGCCGATCGCGCTGGGCGTGCTGGGGCTGCGCGACCGCAAGCGGCTCAAGCTGTTCCTGCGCCAGGACGCCTACGGCCGCTACATGTCCTGCCTGATCTACCTGCCGCGCGACCGCTACACCACCCGGATCCGGCTGCGCATCCAGGAGATCCTGCGGCGGGCGTTCAACGGCGAGACCGTCGACTACTCCGCCATGGTGTCGGAGTCCACCCTGGCCCGCCTGCACGTGGTGGTCCGGGTGGCCCGGGGCGAGCCATTGCCCGAGGTCGACCCCGAGGAACTGGAGGCCAAGCTCGCCGCCGCCACCCGCTCGTGGGCCGACGACCTGGCCGACGCCATCGTCGAGCAGTGCGGCCAGGAACGCTCGGGCCCGCTGGCCAGGCGGTTCGCCGACGCGTTCCCCGAGGGCTACAAGGCCGACTTCCCGGCCCGCACCGCGGTCGCCGACCTCAAGCGGCTGGACGAGCTGAGCGGCGACGGCGACGTCTCCATCAACCTGTACGAGCCGTTCCGGGCCGAGCCCGGGGAGCGGCGGCTGAAGATCTACCGGCTGGGCCCGCCGATCTCGCTGTCCCACGTGCTGCCGCTGCTGCAGAACATGGGCGTCGAGGTGGTGGACGAGCGGCCGTACGAGGTGGTGCCCGCCGACGGCGCCCGCTACTGGATCTACGACCTGGGCCTGCGCTTCCAGCCGGGCGGCGGGGTCCCCGAGGACCGGGTCAAGGAGCTGTTCCAGGACGCGTTCCTGGCGCTGTGGCGCGGCGAGATCGAGAACGACGGGTTCAACGCGCTGGTCCCGCACGTCGGGCTGACCTGGCGGCAGGCCATGGTGCTGCGGGCGTACGCGCTGTACCTGCGGCAGGCCGGCGTGCCGTTCAGCAAGCGGCACTTCGAGCAGGTGCTGCTGCGCAACGCCGCCATCACCCGGCTGTTGGTCCGGCTGTGGGAGTCCCGGCTGGACCCGGCGCCGGCCGGCGACCGGGCCGAGCGCAGCGAGGCCATCGCCGAGGAGATCGCCGGGGCCCTCGACGAGGTGGAGAGCCTGGACGACGACCGGATCCTGCGCTCCTACCGCAGCCTGATCAACGCCACCCTGCGCACCAACCACTTCCAGGGCAGGCCGTACCTGTCGCTGAAGTTCGACCCGCAGGCCATCCCCGACCTGCCGCAGCCGCGCCCCAAGTTCGAGGTGTTCGTCTACTCGCCGCGCGTCGAGGGCGTCCACCTGCGGTACGGCGCGGTGGCGCGCGGCGGGCTGCGCTGGTCGGACCGCCGGGAGGACTACCGCACCGAGATCCTCGGCCTGGTCAAGGCGCAGGCGGTGAAGAACACCGTGATCGTCCCGGCCGGGGCCAAGGGCGGGTTCGTCGGCAAGCGGCTGCCCGACCCGTCCGACCGCGACGCGTTCATGGCCGCCGGGATCGAGTGCTACAAGGAGTTCATCAGCGGGCTGCTGGACATCACCGACAACCTGGTCGACGGCCGGGTGGTGCCGCCGCCGAACGTGGTCCGCCACGACGGCGACGACCCGTACCTGGTGGTGGCCGCCGACAAGGGCACCGCGACGTTCAGTGACATCGCCAACGAGGTCGCCGCCTCCTACGGGTTCTGGCTGGGCGACGCGTTCGCCTCCGGCGGCTCGGTCGGCTACGACCACAAGGCGATGGGGATCACCGCCCGCGGGGCGTGGGAGTCGGTCAAGTACCACTTCCGCACCCTCGGCAAGGACGTGCAGAACGAGGACTTCACCGTCGTCGGCATCGGCGACATGTCCGGTGACGTCTTCGGCAACGGGATGCTGCTGTCCAGGCACATCAAGCTGGTCGCGGCGTTCGACCACCGGCACGTCTTCGTCGACCCCGACCCCGACCCGGCCCGCTCGTGGGCCGAGCGCAAGCGGCTGTTCGAACTGCCGCGCAGCTCGTGGGCCGACTACGACGCCGACCTGATCTCCGAGGGCGGCGGGGTGTTCCCGCGCACCGCCAAGTCGATCCGGATCACCCCGCAGATGCGGCGGGCGCTGGGCATCGCCGAGGACGTGGCGACGATGACGCCGTTCGAGCTGATCCACGCGATCCTGTGCGCCCCGGTCGACCTGCTGTGGAACGGCGGCATCGGCACCTACGTCAAGGCGTCCGCCGAGTCGCACGCCGACGTCGGTGACAAGGCCAACGACGCGGTCCGCGCCGACGCGACCGAGCTGCGCTGCAGGGTGATCGGCGAGGGCGGCAACCTGGGCCTGACCCAGCTCGCCCGGATCGAGTACGCCCTGTACGGCGGCCCGGACGGCACCGGCGGGCTGATCAACACCGACTTCATCGACAACTCCGCCGGGGTCGACACCTCCGACCACGAGGTCAACATCAAGATCCTGCTGGACCAGGCGGTCCGCGACGGCGAGCTGACCGGCAAGCGGCGCGACGCCCTGCTGGACGAGATGACCGACGAGGTCGCCCAGCTGGTGCTGGCCGACAACTACGCGCAGAACGTGGCGCTGGCCGCCGCCCGCCGGCAGGCCCAGTCGATGCTGCACGTGCACGGCCGGCTGCTGCGCAAGCTGGAGCGCGACGGCCGGCTCAAGCGGCGGCTGGAGTTCCTGCCCGACGACAAGACGCTGGCCGAGCGGCGGCAGGCCGGGCAGGGGCTGACCGGGCCGGAGTTCGCGGTGCTGCTGGCCTACGCCAAGCTGGCCCTGGACGACGAGCTGGTGGCCTCCGACCTGCCCGACGACCCCTATCTGGAGTCCTGGCTGGTCCACTACTTCCCGACCCCGCTGCGCGAGCGGTTCCGCTCCTACATGGACCGGCATCCGCTGCGCCGGGAGATCATCGCCACCCAGGTGGTCAACGACCTGGTCAACAACAGCGGCACCACGTTCACGTTCCGGATCAACGAGGAGACCGGGGCGTCCAGCGCCGACATCGCCCGCGCCTACCTGGTGGCCCGGGAGGTGTTCGACATGCCGGCCTTCCGCCGCCAGGTGGAGTCGCTGTCGTACCAGGTGGACGAGGCCACCCAGATCAGGATGCTGCTGGAGGCCCGCAAGCTCACCGAGCGCGGGGCCCGCTGGCTGCTGCGCAACCGCCGGCCGCCGTTCGACATCACCGAGAACATCGAGTTCTTCTCGCCCGGGGTGCGGGCGCTGGCCCCCGACCTGCCCAAGCTGCTGGTGGGGCTGGACCTGGCCGGGTTCGAGCAGCGCCGCAACGAGTTCGCCGAACGGGGCGTGCCGGACGAGCTGGCCGAGCAGGTGGCGCGGATGGTGCCCGCCTACTCCACGTTCGACCTGGTGGAGATCGCCCACACCACCGGGCGGGACGTGGCCGAGGTCGCCGAGGTCTACTTCGACCTGGCCGACCGGCTGCAACTGGCCCGGCTGCGGGAGCGGATCATCGCGCTGCCGCGCGGCGACCGGTGGAAGACGATGGCCCGCGCCGCGCTGCGCGACGACCTGTACACGGCGCACGCGGCGCTCACCCGCGACGTGCTGATGTCCACCGAGCCGGGCCTGCGGCCGGAGGAACGGCTGATCGGCTGGGCGGACAAGAACAGCAACGCGGTGGCCCGCGCCCAGCACACCCTCGGGGAGATCTGGGAGAGCGACAACTTCGACCTGGCGACCCTGTCGGTGGCGCTCGGCGCGATCCGCAACCTGGTGACCGCCTCGACACTGCCCGGCCTCAAGGCCTGA
- the prfB gene encoding peptide chain release factor 2, with the protein MAGIDPVDQLKELGSALTGIEAVLDLDAMRAEISRLREESADPDLWSDQERAQQVTRRLSHLESELNRVTGLRQRLDDVTTLYELADEMDDADTRAEADTELASLAKDIQQLEVRTLMNGEYDHREALVTINAQAGGVDAADWAQQLQRMYLRWAERHGYPTEIYETSYAEEAGIKSTTFAIKAPYAYGTLRGEHGTHRLVRISPFDNQGRRQTSFAGLDVVPVVEQSDHVEIDESDLRIDVYRSSGPGGQGVNTTDSAVRITHIPTGIVVSCQNERSQLQNKATAMAVLQAKLLERKRQEEAAKMADLRGEGTSSWGTQIRNYVLHPYQIVKDLRTGVEAGNPAAVLDGEIDEFIEAEIRWLRQRESETENA; encoded by the coding sequence GTGGCAGGTATCGACCCCGTAGATCAGCTCAAGGAGCTCGGCTCGGCCCTCACCGGCATCGAGGCCGTGCTGGACCTGGACGCCATGCGCGCCGAGATCTCCCGGCTGCGGGAGGAGTCGGCCGACCCCGACCTGTGGAGCGACCAGGAGCGCGCCCAGCAGGTGACCCGCCGGCTGTCGCACCTGGAGAGCGAGCTGAACCGGGTGACCGGGCTGCGGCAGCGGCTCGACGACGTGACCACGCTGTACGAGCTGGCCGACGAGATGGACGACGCCGACACCCGGGCGGAGGCCGACACGGAGCTGGCCTCGCTGGCCAAGGACATCCAGCAGCTCGAGGTCCGCACCCTGATGAACGGGGAGTACGACCACCGCGAGGCGCTGGTCACCATCAACGCCCAGGCGGGCGGGGTGGACGCGGCCGACTGGGCGCAGCAGCTGCAGCGGATGTACCTGCGCTGGGCCGAGCGGCACGGCTACCCGACCGAGATCTACGAGACCTCCTACGCGGAGGAGGCCGGGATCAAGTCGACCACGTTCGCGATCAAGGCCCCGTACGCCTACGGCACGCTGCGCGGCGAGCACGGCACGCACCGGCTGGTGCGGATCTCCCCGTTCGACAACCAGGGGCGCCGGCAGACCTCGTTCGCGGGGCTGGACGTGGTGCCGGTGGTCGAGCAGAGCGACCACGTGGAGATCGACGAGAGCGACCTGCGGATCGACGTGTACCGCTCGTCGGGCCCGGGCGGGCAGGGCGTCAACACCACCGACTCGGCGGTGCGGATCACCCATATCCCGACCGGGATCGTGGTGTCCTGCCAGAACGAGCGGTCCCAGCTGCAGAACAAGGCCACCGCGATGGCGGTGCTGCAGGCCAAGCTGCTGGAGCGCAAGCGGCAGGAGGAGGCCGCCAAGATGGCCGACCTGCGCGGCGAGGGCACCAGCAGCTGGGGCACCCAGATCCGCAACTACGTGCTGCACCCGTACCAGATCGTCAAGGACCTGCGCACCGGCGTGGAGGCCGGCAACCCGGCGGCGGTGCTGGACGGGGAGATCGACGAGTTCATCGAGGCGGAGATCCGCTGGCTGCGGCAGCGGGAGAGCGAGACCGAGAACGCCTGA
- the ftsE gene encoding cell division ATP-binding protein FtsE, whose amino-acid sequence MIHFDNVTKVYRNQNRPALQHVNVSIEKGEFLFLVGPSGSGKSTFLRLVLKEERPTQGRVHVAGKDLSRLTNWKVPHLRRRIGCVFQDFRLLPNKNVFENVAFALEVIGKPRRFIAKVVPEVIDLVGLEGKAHRMPHELSGGEQQRVAIARAFVNRPMILLADEPTGNIDPATSIGIMKVLDRINRTGTTVVMATHDAAIVDAFRKRVVELEDGRVVRDQSRGVYGQAY is encoded by the coding sequence GTGATCCACTTCGACAACGTCACCAAGGTCTACCGGAACCAGAACCGGCCGGCCCTGCAGCATGTGAACGTGTCCATCGAAAAGGGCGAGTTCCTGTTCCTGGTGGGCCCCTCGGGCTCGGGCAAGTCCACGTTCCTGCGTCTGGTCCTCAAGGAGGAACGGCCCACGCAGGGGCGCGTGCACGTGGCCGGCAAGGACCTCAGCCGGCTCACCAACTGGAAGGTGCCGCACCTGCGCCGCCGGATCGGCTGCGTGTTCCAGGACTTCCGGCTGCTGCCCAACAAGAACGTCTTCGAGAACGTCGCGTTCGCGCTCGAGGTCATCGGCAAGCCGCGGCGGTTCATCGCCAAGGTGGTGCCCGAGGTCATCGACCTGGTGGGCCTGGAGGGCAAGGCGCACCGGATGCCGCACGAACTGTCCGGCGGTGAGCAGCAGCGGGTCGCCATCGCCCGGGCGTTCGTCAACCGGCCGATGATCCTGCTCGCCGACGAGCCGACCGGGAACATCGACCCGGCCACCTCGATCGGCATCATGAAGGTGCTGGACCGCATCAACCGGACCGGCACCACCGTCGTCATGGCCACACACGACGCCGCGATCGTCGACGCCTTCCGCAAGCGCGTCGTCGAACTGGAGGACGGCCGGGTCGTCCGGGACCAGTCGCGCGGCGTGTACGGTCAGGCGTACTGA